One stretch of Plasmodium vivax chromosome 8, whole genome shotgun sequence DNA includes these proteins:
- a CDS encoding hypothetical protein, conserved (encoded by transcript PVX_119715A), with protein MESTAGSGVGSGVGSGAGSGAGARFSLPREEDIDAFLSRVDEVTEKVQHILSGKITAEEMQQEEQKLLLKEKIRQMREEERREEERRRYVMGTRGSGTKENNYQCFCAHCLVEFKYVLTTCPRCAGKVVTREERLNDLQEKVKQYKERKKKRDARRASWKSWQRGINRKDDASEVISGNDDGVDHHPPRLSASTDYVKWNLYEPSSDTFDEDEKISYVPKHNANFKILEKNLQRDLDRKNQHRRVAHSMKLRGNEFFKKKNYIQAIECYEEALQVCKDYLEIYNNVALCYLKTFRYEQAVRSCNEVIQYYDVFKGDFRVKGDLLYKSHLRKGLALYKLFSFGEALASFQSALEFSPGGAEAAAYVQRCERMLRGGGHVKGDHSGEPLSGGTHFIEPLSRGTPPPGRTDAANGQESSTDLSRALTELAKMDLIKDGEKFWETLKGVKRSLKRSEEAKVAFYAKVYSLEPSGGGTCGEVVNRKGRTTFLSFCANKLEELLLYVKREQREGGKLPKHTSLSAGTLIDLITLTLEDHHECADFCLGAVNPLLTLYQLKKINKVKTAHLLNTIGRDPAGRSLLHERVMQQEDYTLLGRLLSRMGHLIQEERRVYTKEQRALLSYLTECILNEESVRRYGVDGDLSGGILHGGRAPKGGASEESTKGAPPIAVASEECDKGTPPIAGAPADPWKELHKRRFELANLFGIISHLTLKQDGRDVLERKFTKDMLNVIVYANEQFYSLKGMPCNCLSLLVNLVGSASIRAILIRASWPHMLHFVENIAPGGERRWSAPAEERRRSAPAEALLLGDPPRENLLENVLSLLLNLTSAWKEQLKEGGAVSPPPGEKTLVREGSLRRIISCMGSANRRVAELSCLLLSQFYTYAYHGVVDLGGGKKMSPPPRGREERTRQSDHHVSPPQEDPSEGGRNVQLVDSLKRKIETEIERQIHLDECSFERMRRSILSELDSPRGGSLTNACVHILCCLSKCTDFLEQLLYRGETHLEGLATRLVSLFVNNNSTVERDQCTSMMVKNIAAFFTQLMKLLTVRGDTARGSASVVKSIERVIPHAAELVGNGVHSDGRSKEISFFLSYCFVHESLKPAVLAAFHNDAGRLFAGLHSGAHNRAA; from the coding sequence ATGGAGAGCACTGCAGGAAGCGGCGTTGGGAGCGGCGTTGGGAGCGGTGCTGGAAGCGGGGCGGGGGCGCGCTTCTCCCTGCCCAGGGAGGAAGACATCGATGCGTTCCTCAGCCGAGTGGACGAGGTGACGGAGAAGGTGCAGCACATCCTGAGTGGCAAAATAACCGCAGAGGAAAtgcagcaggaggagcagaagCTGCTtctgaaggagaaaataaggCAAATGAGGGAAGAGGAGaggagggaggaggagcgCAGGAGATACGTCATGGGCACGAGGGGCAGCGGGACAAAGGAAAATAACTACCAGTGCTTCTGCGCACACTGCTTGGTCGAATTTAAATACGTGCTGACCACCTGCCCTAGGTGTGCAGGCAAAGTTGTAACCAGGGAGGAGCGCCTGAACGATTTGCAGGAGAAGGTCAAGCAGTataaggaaaggaaaaaaaaaagggacgccAGGAGGGCCTCCTGGAAGAGCTGGCAGAGGGGAATCAACCGTAAGGATGATGCAAGCGAGGTGATAAGCGGCAACGATGATGGGGTGGACCACCATCCACCACGCCTGAGCGCCTCCACCGACTACGTCAAGTGGAACCTCTATGAACCCAGCTCGGACACCTTCGATGAAGACGAGAAGATCTCCTACGTGCCAAAGCACAacgcaaattttaaaattttggaaaaaaatttgcaaagagATTTAGATAGGAAGAACCAACACAGGAGAGTTGCTCACTCGATGAAGCTCAGAGGGAAtgagttttttaaaaaaaagaattacataCAGGCCATCGAATGTTATGAAGAGGCACTGCAAGTGTGCAAGGACTATCTAGAGATTTATAACAATGTGGCTCTCTGCTACCTTAAAACGTTTAGGTATGAGCAAGCCGTTCGCAGCTGCAATGAGGTGATTCAATACTACGATGTCTTTAAGGGGGACTTCCGCGTGAAGGGGGACCTCCTATATAAGAGCCATCTGAGGAAGGGCCTGGCGCTGTATAAGCTCTTCAGCTTCGGGGAGGCGCTCGCCAGCTTCCAGTCCGCTTTGGAGTTTTCCCCCGGCGGCGCGGAGGCGGCTGCGTATGTGCAGAGGTGCGAGCGGATGCTCCGGGGGGGGGGTCACGTGAAGGGGGATCACTCAGGGGAGCCGCTATCCGGGGGAACCCACTTCATTGAACCGCTATCCAGGGGAacgccccccccggggaggacCGACGCCGCAAATGGGCAGGAAAGCTCCACGGACCTCTCCCGAGCCCTCActgagctagccaaaatggatCTCATCAAAGACGGGGAAAAATTCTGGGAGACACTCAAAGGGGTGAAGAGGTCCCTCAAGAGGAGTGAAGAAGCCAAGGTGGCATTCTACGCAAAAGTATATTCCTTAGAGCCTAGTGGAGGAGGTACCTGCGGTGAGGTGGTTAACCGAAAGGGAAGAACCACCTTCCTCTCATTTTGCGCCAATAAACTGGAGGAGCTACTCCTCTACGTGAAGAGAGAGCAACGGGAAGGAGGCAAACTCCCCAAGCACACCTCCCTCAGTGCCGGCACACTCATCGACTTGATTACCCTCACCCTGGAAGACCACCACGAATGTGCGGACTTCTGCCTGGGAGCAGTTAACCCCCTCCTTACCCTATACCagttaaagaaaattaataaGGTTAAGACGGCACATCTTTTGAATACCATCGGAAGGGACCCTGCGGGGAGGAGCTTGTTACACGAGCGGGTAATGCAACAGGAGGATTACACCCTGTTGGGCAGGCTCCTCTCTCGAATGGGGCACCTCATCCAGGAGGAGAGGAGAGTCTACACGAAGGAGCAGCGCGCCCTGCTGAGCTATCTAACGGAGTGCATTCTAAACGAGGAGAGCGTTCGCAGGTATGGGGTGGACGGGGATCTCAGCGGGGGTATCCTCCATGGGGGGAGAGCTCCCAAAGGGGGTGCATCTGAAGAGTCCACTAAGGGGGCACCTCCAATCGCGGTTGCATCTGAAGAGTGCGAtaagggaacccccccaatCGCGGGGGCACCTGCAGACCCCTGGAAGGAGCTGCACAAACGGAGGTTCGAACTAGCCAACCTGTTCGGAATCATTTCCCATCTAACTCTAAAGCAAGACGGGCGAGATGTCCTGGAGAGGAAGTTCACCAAGGATATGCTTAACGTGATCGTCTACGCCAACGAGCAATTTTACTCTCTCAAGGGGATGCCCTGCAACTGCCTGTCTCTCCTGGTTAACCTGGTGGGAAGCGCCAGCATTAGGGCCATCCTCATCAGGGCCAGCTGGCCGCACATGCTGCACTTCGTGGAGAATATCgccccggggggggagcggcgttgGAGTGCTCCAGCGGAGGAGCGGCGTAGGAGTGCCCCAGCTGAAGCGCTTCTTCTGGGTGACCCCCCCCGGGAGAACCTCCTCGAAAACGTGCTGTCGCTCCTCCTCAATTTAACCTCCGCATGGAAGGAGCAACTTAAAGAGGGAGGCGCAGTCTCGCCCCCCCCCGGAGAGAAGACGCTCGTTAGGGAAGGCAGCCTCCGCCGAATCATCTCCTGTATGGGGTCAGCCAACAGGAGGGTGGCCGAGCTGTCTTGCTTATTACTTAGCCAATTTTACACATATGCCTACCATGGCGTGGTGGACCTCGGCGGAGGGAAGAAGATGAGTCCCCCTCCCAGGGGGAGAGAAGAAAGGACTCGCCAAAGTGATCACCATGTATCACCCCCTCAAGAGGACCCATccgaagggggaagaaacgtCCAACTAGTAGATTCACTTAAGCGTAAAATTGAAACAGAGATTGAGCGGCAGATTCACCTGGATGAATGCTCCTTCGAACGGATGAGGAGGTCCATTCTGAGTGAGTTGGACTCTCCACGGGGGGGCAGCTTAACAAATGCGTGCGTCCACATCCTTTGCTGCTTATCTAAGTGCACAGACTTCCTAGAGCAGCTGCTTTACAGAGGAGAGACCCACTTGGAGGGACTGGCCACCCGACTGGTCTCCCTCTTCGTAAACAACAATAGTACAGTGGAGAGGGACCAGTGCACCTCCATGATGGTAAAGAACATCGCGGCGTTTTTCACACAATTGATGAAGCTCCTCACCGTGAGGGGGGACACCGCTCGGGGAAGTGCCTCCGTGGTGAAGTCCATCGAGAGAGTCATCCCCCATGCAGCTGAGTTGGTGGGTAACGGGGTGCACAGCGATGGCAGGAGCAAAGAAAtcagcttcttcctctcgtACTGCTTCGTCCACGAGAGCTTGAAGCCGGCGGTGCTCGCTGCCTTCCACAACGACGCGGGGCGGCTGTTCGCGGGGCTGCATAGCGGAGCGCATAACAGAGCTGCGTAA
- a CDS encoding hypothetical protein, conserved (encoded by transcript PVX_119710A), with the protein MSSNAARGEPDEGVERSDVFLYRSEVGNEGESCNVLCLFLFFISLFFVMLMTADNSAVPAGSGYEGGVGGGLGVDVDGNLLPGEGGDRSAPDDLFDSVLIQCLNFKGRYRVEGRGGAVKAVSGISGVSGVSAVSGISGVSGVSAVSGGSTASTAIPAIPAIPGSTSGKGNPGGGAFEAKLITLKLSLYNVTKSFLFLYFEPQGGVSGGGGGGEEVHIGEEGRNRFAGQGAGPPPRTPEQPSKFQFVGVPGLNVNRESAYMFNGAGYNFLTLCQDERNCICKYNVGIQQNVAMQESTSLREVEESYLFLLKRYLMDEAQSLGAFPSASYREQYERYLSGRVAGAEAAAGAGAAAAGGTGTPGDGANPPHGEVTPPWGEASTQRGEASTQRGEAAPPQYDGYISSDNCGLFVRLEGSDVDKKHAAAQVTAFSVLYNIKSLIELGLFYVQIGRSSENMRSASKVSLLSICLNSFIDLFESLLLLYEVMLSRLLLVHFIFMVLLKFVLFTLMELRYILIIWRANHQQDLQEGWDQLQRKLGTLYKFYYGSILLVIVTFYYVFPVCPYVLLLLYMCWVPQILLDIWKGQRHSINLKIAFALSLCRVFLPVYRFMYPKSIFQLDIFARALDSSNSTFSILLIVILAVQLLLMSLQRLYGPRHLIDLELLPHVHNYYRTVDPNFETGLPECVICMYDIVLKNRTYCVTPCLHIFHEKCLQQWMDVKLECPTCRGALPNFP; encoded by the coding sequence ATGAGCAGCAACGCGGCGAGGGGCGAGCCGGACGAAGGGGTCGAGAGAAGCGACGTTTTCCTTTACAGAAGCGAAGTGGGGAATGAGGGAGAGTCTTGCAACGTCCTGTgtctcttcctcttttttatttccctattttttgtGATGCTGATGACGGCCGATAACAGTGCAGTTCCAGCGGGGAGCGGCTACGAGGGAGGAGTGGGCGGCGGCCTCGGGGTGGACGTCGATGGGAATCTGCTGCCGGGGGAGGGCGGAGACAGGTCCGCGCCGGACGACCTGTTCGACAGTGTGCTGATTCAGTGCCTAAATTTTAAGGGCCGCTACAGAGTGGAGGGCCGGGGGGGCGCAGTTAAAGCAGTTAGCGGTATTAGCGGTGTGAGTGGAGTTAGCGCAGTTAGCGGTATTAGCGGTGTGAGTGGAGTTAGCGCAGTTAGCGGCGGGAGTACCGCTAGCACCGCCATCCCCGCCATCCCCGCCATCCCCGGCAGCACCTCGGGGAAGGGGaacccgggggggggagcattCGAGGCGAAGCTGATTACGCTGAAGCTGTCCCTCTACAACGTAACGAAGTCGTTTCTGTTTCTGTACTTTGAGCCGCAGGGGGGGGTCAGCGGCGGTGgaggtgggggggaagaggtgCACATCGGAGAGGAGGGGCGTAACCGCTTCGCCGGCCAAGGGGCTGGGCCCCCGCCGCGAACCCCCGAGCAGCCGAGCAAATTCCAGTTCGTGGGAGTGCCCGGGCTGAACGTTAACAGGGAAAGCGCATACATGTTCAACGGCGCGGGGTACAACTTCCTGACGCTGTGCCAGGATGAGAGGAACTGCATCTGCAAGTACAACGTGGGCATTCAACAGAACGTGGCCATGCAGGAGTCGACGTCTCTCCGGGAGGTGGAAGAGTCCTATCTGTTCCTGCTGAAGAGGTACCTGATGGACGAGGCGCAGTCGCTTGGCGCGTTCCCCTCGGCGAGCTACCGCGAGCAGTACGAGCGGTACCTGAGTGGGAGGGTCGCCGGCGCGGAGGCAGCAGCAGGGGCAGGGGCAGCGGCGGCTGGCGGTACGGGCACCCCTGGTGATGGAGCTAACCCCCCCCATGGAGAGGTAACTCCCCCGTGGGGTGAAGCTAGTACCCAGCGTGGAGAAGCTAGTACCCAGCGGGGTGAGGCGGCCCCCCCCCAGTACGACGGCTACATCTCCTCGGACAACTGCGGACTCTTCGTGCGGCTGGAGGGAAGCGACGTAGACAAGAAGCACGCAGCTGCGCAGGTGACGGCCTTTTCCGTCCTCTATAACATCAAGTCGCTGATCGAGTTGGGTCTCTTTTACGTGCAGATAGGGCGAAGCAGCGAGAACATGCGTAGCGCGAGCAAAGTGTCGCTACTCTCCATCTGCCTGAACTCATTCATAGATCTGTTCGAGTCCCTCCTGCTCCTCTACGAAGTGATGCTCTCCCGTCTGTTACTagttcatttcatttttatggtACTTCTTAAGTTTGTCTTATTTACCCTCATGGAGCTGCggtacattttaataatttggaGAGCTAATCATCAGCAGGATCTCCAAGAAGGATGGGATCAGTTGCAGAGGAAGCTTGGCAcgttatataaattttattatggGAGCATCCTCCTCGTGATTGTGACCTTCTATTACGTTTTCCCAGTCTGTCCCTACGTTTTGCTGCTACTCTACATGTGTTGGGTACCTCAGATTCTGTTGGACATTTGGAAGGGCCAGAGACATTCCATAAATCTGAAGATCGCATTTGCTCTCTCCCTATGCCGAGTGTTCCTCCCAGTCTACCGCTTTATGTATCCCAAAAGTATTTTTCAATTGGACATATTTGCTCGAGCGTTGGACTCGTCTAACAGCACCTTCAgcatcctcctcatcgtgaTTCTAGCTGTGCAGTTGCTCCTCATGTCTCTGCAAAGGCTCTACGGACCCAGACACCTCATTGATTTGGAGCTCCTACCCCACGTGCATAACTACTACAGAACGGTTGACCCCAATTTCGAGACTGGCCTCCCCGAGTGTGTCATCTGTATGTATGATATTGTTCTGAAGAATAGGACCTACTGCGTCACTCCTTgtcttcacattttccaCGAGAAGTGCCTGCAGCAGTGGATGGACGTCAAGCTCGAGTGCCCCACCTGCCGCGGCGCCCTCCCCAACTTCCCCTAA